In Mytilus edulis chromosome 6, xbMytEdul2.2, whole genome shotgun sequence, the following proteins share a genomic window:
- the LOC139528711 gene encoding uncharacterized protein — protein sequence MVYTKKKNTVSDAIAFFSQCPIFPGQIYTYSFYASPFGTSFYHANFGDQRSAGLYGPLVIIPLSTLNISTPQDDNNGKVHTVTIQDWNHFDDPETLYQRMMFGTFDLQENKQIDTTSDISGAYFTRFHCHSGVINGKGRFYNSLTAHNQAPLTIYDVEPNTDYRFRVIGAATLYPFRVYIQGHESIRIVASDGFEIEPIEVESLIIHPGERIDFILKTDKVSGNYLLVAETLEVEPASLNQYYAAEAIIHYTDTTVNLNPPKGSPNSCSQQTKCKIFNCPYLYYPPDQNRTCLTWNDAKTIDPNSNIEKVKGVAIERFYNFAFLGENGNTPWSVNGHQFLPPTVAAYAEWDKVEQNCGECSDSSICECTYYGTIDTDNTDQVYQFVLTNIGNGAGWSHPIHLHGHSFYVMKMGFASYNSSTGKLIPDRGNKTLYATMEKISVTMHNGKIRHGQMEIIQR from the coding sequence ATGgtatacaccaaaaaaaaaaacaccgtgTCTGATGCTATCGCTTTTTTTTCACAATGTCCAATCTTTCCGGGACAAATTTATACATATTCATTTTATGCATCGCCATTTGGAACAAGTTTCTATCACGCAAATTTTGGAGATCAACGAAGCGCAGGACTATATGGACCACTGGTTATCATACCATTGTCAACTTTGAATATATCTACTCCGCAGGATGATAACAATGGAAAAGTACACACGGTTACCATTCAGGACTGGAATCACTTTGATGATCCGGAAACATTGTACCAACGCATGATGTTCGGTACATTTGACCttcaagaaaataaacaaattgatacTACATCTGATATATCGGGCGCTTATTTTACTCGTTTTCACTGTCATTCTGGCGTAATAAATGGAAAAGGTCGCTTTTACAATTCACTAACGGCACATAACCAAGCTCCGCTGACAATATACGATGTTGAACCGAATACAGATTATCGTTTTAGAGTCATAGGTGCAGCAACTCTCTATCCCTTTCGTGTTTATATTCAAGGTCATGAATCAATTCGTATAGTTGCGTCTGATGGATTTGAAATTGAACCGATTGAAGTAGAATCCTTGATCATACATCCAGGTGAaagaattgattttattttaaaaacagacAAGGTGTCGGGAAATTATTTATTGGTAGCGGAAACTTTAGAAGTAGAGCCAGCCTCTTTGAATCAGTATTACGCCGCTGAAGCCATTATACATTATACTGACACAACGGTAAATCTTAATCCACCAAAGGGATCACCAAATAGTTGCTCACAGCAAACAAAATGTAAGATCTTTAATTGCCCATATCTTTATTATCCACCAGATCAAAACAGAACATGTCTTACCTGGAATGACGCCAAAACAATAGATCccaattcaaatattgaaaaagttaaagGAGTGGCAATAGAACGATTTTATAATTTTGCTTTTCTGGGGGAGAATGGTAACACTCCATGGTCAGTAAATGGACATCAATTCCTTCCTCCGACTGTAGCAGCATACGCCGAATGGGATAAGGTTGAACAAAACTGTGGTGAATGTAGCGATTCGAGTATCTGTGAATGTACGTACTACGGCACCATAGATACAGATAATACCGATCAGGTGTATCAATTTGTTTTGACAAACATTGGTAATGGAGCTGGCTGGTCACATCCTATTCATCTACATGGTCATTCTTTTTACGTCATGAAAATGGGTTTTGCCTCTTATAATTCATCAACCGGCAAATTGATACCGGATAGAGGTAACAAGACATTATATGCAACGATGGAAAAAATTTCTGTAACAATGCACAATGGCAAAATTCGACATGGTCAAATGGAAATCATCCAACGTTAA